A genomic window from Gossypium hirsutum isolate 1008001.06 chromosome D12, Gossypium_hirsutum_v2.1, whole genome shotgun sequence includes:
- the LOC107946208 gene encoding zinc finger CCCH domain-containing protein 15 isoform X3: MQNDNFATVYGDLAAKQSKDHQSDGVFSSSTTSSSTSAASVFALYHPRILMQQHQDMINRHNLCLTRLREAAKEAEALRQENTSLRSANRDLNKQLSALIQASVQNHFSSSDYNTTPFELVNALRGLCLGSGGGGEVDVSDESPTSVMEGGAVDVERVMLPKSISVRSNGYLKMMNQAGASHRGKTRGPTRTGNTSQLSGAKVYVQGGKKEEEPLELEVYNQGMFKTELCNKWQETGACPYGDHCQFAHGIEELRPVIRHPRYKTEVCRMVLAGDVCPYGHRCHFRHALTEQEKFMDHLKPRNR; this comes from the exons ATGCAAAACGACAATTTTGCAACCGTCTATGGCGACCTCGCAGCCAAGCAATCGAAAGATCACCAGAGCGACGGAGTTTTCTCTTCCTCCACCACCTCGTCCTCCACTTCCGCCGCTTCTGTCTTCGCTCTTTACCATCCTCGCATCCTCATGCAACAACATCAAGATATGATCAACCGCCACAACCTCTGCCTCACTCGCCTCCGTGAAGCTGCAAAGGAAGCCGAGGCACTCCGCCAAGAGAATACCTCCCTTCGATCTGCCAACCGAGACCTCAACAAGCAACTCAGCGCACTGATCCAAGCCTCTGTGCAGAACCACTTTTCATCATCTGATTACAATACCACGCCGTTTGAGTTGGTGAACGCGTTGCGAGGACTTTGTCTCGGTAGTGGCGGTGGAGGAGAGGTAGATGTTTCTGATGAGAGTCCGACGAGTGTGATGGAAGGTGGTGCGGTGGACGTGGAGCGGGTCATGTTACCTAAGAGCATATCTGTTAGGTCTAATGGATATCTGAAGATGATGAATCAAGCTGGAGCGAGTCATCGTGGTAAAACTCGTGGACCAACTCGGACTGGAAATACCTCTCAACTCAGTGGAGCG AAGGTGTACGTTCAGGGCGGAAAGAAGGAGGAAGAGCCGCTTGAATTGGAAGTGTACAACCAAGGCATGTTCAAAACTGAACTCTGTAACAAATGGCAAGAGACTGGTGCCTGTCCTTATGGCGATCACTGCCAATTTGCTCACGGCATTGAAGAGCTCCGACCTGTAATCCGCCACCCTCGCTACAAGACTGAGGTTTGCAGGATGGTCCTTGCTGGTGATGTCTGTCCCTATGGGCATCGATGCCATTTTCGCCATGCACTTACTGAACAGGAGAAGTTCATGGACCACCTCAAGCCCAGGAACAGGTAA
- the LOC107946208 gene encoding zinc finger CCCH domain-containing protein 15 isoform X2, whose amino-acid sequence MQNDNFATVYGDLAAKQSKDHQSDGVFSSSTTSSSTSAASVFALYHPRILMQQHQDMINRHNLCLTRLREAAKEAEALRQENTSLRSANRDLNKQLSALIQASVQNHFSSSDYNTTPFELVNALRGLCLGSGGGGEVDVSDESPTSVMEGGAVDVERVMLPKSISVRSNGYLKMMNQAGASHRGKTRGPTRTGNTSQLSGAQKVYVQGGKKEEEPLELEVYNQGMFKTELCNKWQETGACPYGDHCQFAHGIEELRPVIRHPRYKTEVCRMVLAGDVCPYGHRCHFRHALTEQEKFMDHLKPRNR is encoded by the exons ATGCAAAACGACAATTTTGCAACCGTCTATGGCGACCTCGCAGCCAAGCAATCGAAAGATCACCAGAGCGACGGAGTTTTCTCTTCCTCCACCACCTCGTCCTCCACTTCCGCCGCTTCTGTCTTCGCTCTTTACCATCCTCGCATCCTCATGCAACAACATCAAGATATGATCAACCGCCACAACCTCTGCCTCACTCGCCTCCGTGAAGCTGCAAAGGAAGCCGAGGCACTCCGCCAAGAGAATACCTCCCTTCGATCTGCCAACCGAGACCTCAACAAGCAACTCAGCGCACTGATCCAAGCCTCTGTGCAGAACCACTTTTCATCATCTGATTACAATACCACGCCGTTTGAGTTGGTGAACGCGTTGCGAGGACTTTGTCTCGGTAGTGGCGGTGGAGGAGAGGTAGATGTTTCTGATGAGAGTCCGACGAGTGTGATGGAAGGTGGTGCGGTGGACGTGGAGCGGGTCATGTTACCTAAGAGCATATCTGTTAGGTCTAATGGATATCTGAAGATGATGAATCAAGCTGGAGCGAGTCATCGTGGTAAAACTCGTGGACCAACTCGGACTGGAAATACCTCTCAACTCAGTGGAGCG CAGAAGGTGTACGTTCAGGGCGGAAAGAAGGAGGAAGAGCCGCTTGAATTGGAAGTGTACAACCAAGGCATGTTCAAAACTGAACTCTGTAACAAATGGCAAGAGACTGGTGCCTGTCCTTATGGCGATCACTGCCAATTTGCTCACGGCATTGAAGAGCTCCGACCTGTAATCCGCCACCCTCGCTACAAGACTGAGGTTTGCAGGATGGTCCTTGCTGGTGATGTCTGTCCCTATGGGCATCGATGCCATTTTCGCCATGCACTTACTGAACAGGAGAAGTTCATGGACCACCTCAAGCCCAGGAACAGGTAA
- the LOC107946208 gene encoding zinc finger CCCH domain-containing protein 15 isoform X1, whose product MQNDNFATVYGDLAAKQSKDHQSDGVFSSSTTSSSTSAASVFALYHPRILMQQHQDMINRHNLCLTRLREAAKEAEALRQENTSLRSANRDLNKQLSALIQASVQNHFSSSDYNTTPFELVNALRGLCLGSGGGGEVDVSDESPTSVMEGGAVDVERVMLPKSISVRSNGYLKMMNQAGASHRGKTRGPTRTGNTSQLSGAVNVQQKVYVQGGKKEEEPLELEVYNQGMFKTELCNKWQETGACPYGDHCQFAHGIEELRPVIRHPRYKTEVCRMVLAGDVCPYGHRCHFRHALTEQEKFMDHLKPRNR is encoded by the exons ATGCAAAACGACAATTTTGCAACCGTCTATGGCGACCTCGCAGCCAAGCAATCGAAAGATCACCAGAGCGACGGAGTTTTCTCTTCCTCCACCACCTCGTCCTCCACTTCCGCCGCTTCTGTCTTCGCTCTTTACCATCCTCGCATCCTCATGCAACAACATCAAGATATGATCAACCGCCACAACCTCTGCCTCACTCGCCTCCGTGAAGCTGCAAAGGAAGCCGAGGCACTCCGCCAAGAGAATACCTCCCTTCGATCTGCCAACCGAGACCTCAACAAGCAACTCAGCGCACTGATCCAAGCCTCTGTGCAGAACCACTTTTCATCATCTGATTACAATACCACGCCGTTTGAGTTGGTGAACGCGTTGCGAGGACTTTGTCTCGGTAGTGGCGGTGGAGGAGAGGTAGATGTTTCTGATGAGAGTCCGACGAGTGTGATGGAAGGTGGTGCGGTGGACGTGGAGCGGGTCATGTTACCTAAGAGCATATCTGTTAGGTCTAATGGATATCTGAAGATGATGAATCAAGCTGGAGCGAGTCATCGTGGTAAAACTCGTGGACCAACTCGGACTGGAAATACCTCTCAACTCAGTGGAGCG GTGAATGTGCAGCAGAAGGTGTACGTTCAGGGCGGAAAGAAGGAGGAAGAGCCGCTTGAATTGGAAGTGTACAACCAAGGCATGTTCAAAACTGAACTCTGTAACAAATGGCAAGAGACTGGTGCCTGTCCTTATGGCGATCACTGCCAATTTGCTCACGGCATTGAAGAGCTCCGACCTGTAATCCGCCACCCTCGCTACAAGACTGAGGTTTGCAGGATGGTCCTTGCTGGTGATGTCTGTCCCTATGGGCATCGATGCCATTTTCGCCATGCACTTACTGAACAGGAGAAGTTCATGGACCACCTCAAGCCCAGGAACAGGTAA